In Miscanthus floridulus cultivar M001 chromosome 8, ASM1932011v1, whole genome shotgun sequence, the sequence TTTTATGGCAAAAGCAACACATTTCACTTCCTTGCCAATTGTGTTTGGCTAATTAAGTTATCTTTTGTTAGAATCACTACCCTTCGAAGCTACCAGAGAAAAATCTTTATCTTCAGCGGGCCTTTATCTTCCAAATGGTCTTGTTTAAGTTGGGAACCTCTAGGTGAATCAAAGCCGAATAATGTGATTTAACCGAGAATTGGCCCTTCGAGTCCAAGTTCCAGCGAAACTCATCTTGCTCTTGTTAGCGTGATATTAGCGATGCGAGGAAGAAGCTCATTCTAGGCTAGTAACTTAGGCCCAATTAGATCACACCACCATGAAATGTTTCAAGGAGACGGACTAAAGACCTCAGCTACAGTGTGTTGCTTGTGTCTAGCAATGTTGTATAAGCAAGGATATTGTTCGCACAAAGGCACATTTCCTAACCACTTGTCCACCTAGAATCTCATTTGCGACCCATCTTTGATTGTGAAAGATCCAAAAACGTAGAATGTCTTGTTTCACTTTCATAAGACTAGCCCAAAAATGTGAGTCCCACTTTTCCGGTAAGTCTGAGATAAAGGTTTAGGGCCTAAATATTTATTTCGGATAAATTGCTGCTAGGTTCCATCCATCTTAAGTAGTTTGAAAAGCCATTTACTAAGAAGTGCGGTATTTTTAATATCCAGATCATGAATTCCTAACCCACCTTGATCCTTCGGCTGACAAAGTATGCTCCACTTGGCAAGGCGATACTTCCTTTTTTGGTTTTcactttgccaaaaaaaaatctaGAACGAAAGTAATCTAATTTCTTCAGCACTCCTCTTAGAATAGCAAAGAAAGACACCATTAGCCCTTGGCATAATTGACCGAAGATCGAACTGAACTAACCGAGACCGAAGTTTTCGGTCACTAGTTCGGTCTCGAGTCTATACTACCCGAACTTTTTACGGTTAGTTCGGTTATATGCCTCGggtaaccgaactaaccgagtaTTTAGATTTGATTGACATAACGTGTACTTTAGACTGTTATTAGTAATATAACATTTATTCTAATGGGTTTATACCCACCATCATACTTATCACTTTGTTTAATATATATGTTGTATTATTATTTTTGCcttgaaatagaaaaaaaaatattgctAAGATTTGCTACAAATTATACTAGTTAGTTGTTGTTTTGTCTAGTCCGGTTAGTTCGGTTATGACTGAGACTAAACCGAGCTAACTGAGACCGAGCTTACTCGGTCCTGAGTTCTAAAACTAACCGATCGGTCTCCGTTTTTAGATGACCGAACTTTCGAAATAACCGATATTATGTTCCCCCTTTTAATTGGCAGAAGCGATTGAAATTACAAAAATAATCATgactatatatatgatatataatCTACAAATGCCTCCTTGCTCAATCCGGTGGAGTTCCACTAACAGGATTTGCTTCATCACACGATAACAACCGGATGCATCGTACAGTACACTGATGACATCATCGGGATAAAAGCAGCTAATAGAAAGGAAAAGtgcataaaataaataaaattagtAGTATAGGAAGCAGCGAAAGATTACAGTAGATATCTGTTGGCGCAATGTAATGCCTCTCGATCCAATGTGAGTAGTAGAAAGTACAAAAATCTACATCTTCTGTTCACGGTCTGTAATAATTTATGGTCACCTTACTTGTTTCAGTAATAGTCCGGTCAATCAATCTTGTGCCTTCACTCACGGGTCGTTACCATACCTCTGAAAACTTATAATCAGCTGCTCAGGGGCACATGGGGCAAGAAGACGCGCTCCTTAATCAAACACCATttggtggaggcggaggcggccctCGACTTGGTAAGCGGCGGCCGCCAGAGGTTGCTACAGCAGACGAATTGGTCGATCCAGCTTCGAATGCAGATTTCCATTCGTCACCGGAGTATCCCACCATTCTCCTCGGGCTACTCTCTGCAGGACATGATTGGCGATGAAATGCATGAATAAATTATAGCAAAAACATGCTGTACAGGATTGACATATCATGATGTTGCAGAGAGCACAATCTTAGATAAAAGGAAATTCCCACATGGCTGTATAAAAATTGAGAAAATAAAGATCAACAGCACTTTGTTGGGTCTGGTGTATGTATATATGAGGAACATATATAAATAAGTTCCAGAGATCTCTACAAAGTTGATCATAACATCGCAGTTGCAGAATGTGTATAAAAAATGTAGCTACAATATTTATTGATCAACAGCATTTCTTGGAGCAATTTTCATGCAACCAGGCAGCAGCCCCAAATGTACGTTAATTCATATAAAAGGAATTGACTTACCTGATCCAGCCGAATCTGTCGACAAAGTAGCACTGGCTTGCCGATTGTCATGGATGCTGAGCAGGCGAGTGACCTTGGAAAGAAGGGATGACTGCAGCTTGAATTTTTCACGCTTGCGCTTCACATTATGGTCCTCCTGGATTAACTCTTCAATTTCGGCTGCGCTTTGCGTGCTAACCACAGAACGGAGCTGTGAGTTTGTTACTTCAATTTTCTAGGTAAGAAATATTTCAAACTTTAATGGCTGTAATTGACTAAAATATCTGTATTATCATCCAAGTCATATATCAGAGAAAATTCAGAATATCCGACATTGTATAGTCATGTTCTTGTACTTAAGTAGCTCTAATAAATCGACTGGTACCAGCAGGTATTACATAAATGATGTACATATATGCGGTGCAAAACCATAGAAGCAACTGGCACCTAAGAGGCTGAAACAGCAAAACCTGAATCAAGATCTTAACAAGTAGAAGTTTTCATTTTCATGAAAAACCTAGCAATATGTACCACTAAATCAACTTTGAACCTTAAGAAAGATGAAATCAATAACGTGGTGCTCAAATCACACAGATACATCACACAAGGAAAAAAAAGTAATAAGTTTTTTTCCCTGAAAATAACATATTGACAATGAAATACCCAGTACTCGGAAATAATTTGATAGAACCAACCTTATGGAAGTATACAACTGATTAAGCATATCTTCTTTCGCTTTCTCTACTTGGCAGAGAACCACAGCCTGCTCAACTAGAATAGTAAGACAGTGCATGGCATAAAAAAAAATTAGGAAATCCTGAAAAAGATTGTCGTCTTAACTTGGGGACATTTGCTGCAAGACTGTTGAGGACTGCTTCCACATATCCACGGACTTCCTGGGATATCCATCTAAGCTCTTCTTCAGGGTTCACAGGTTTCTTGAGTATTGTTTCCTGGAAGGATAGTATGTACATGAATGGAAAATATTTTACAAGAATGAAGAGCAAATGCCACATAATTCATCCTTTTCTGCTGTAGTGGAAGGCTTCCAAAAGTTCTCATATGGGGAAATGAAAGGGCAGAACCAAATGCAAGCATTACAAATTCCGTTGACAAAACAAAAATGTAAGGTCTTGCAACATACTAGGGAACCATCTGAATGGCTTTGTTTCATTGGTCCGCCACCTTCTGAAGAGTTTTGTTTCTTTGCAGCAAGCCCTTTTGGGTCAACAATGCTTTTAATCTTGGTGACCCATTCAGTTTTATCACTCATACTTTCAGCCTTCAGTATAACAGCGTTATGAGCTGCCACGGTAATTACTAAAATTTAAGTGAACACTTGGAAAGAAATATCAAAGATGTAATTAATTAGAAACTATAACTGAGAAACATGTAATGAATTAAAAAATAGATCCAAAAGTACCTTTCAACACATTTTTATATGCAATCTTGTGAGTAATCTTGAACATAAGACTAGAATCTTTTCCAGTATCTACCATATTTGCCTTTTTAGAATCCTTAGAACTTCTTGGAGGATCTTCATCATCTAAAATCTCTTCAAGATTACAATCCTACAAGTTGCAAACAAAAATTAATGCAATGATAGATAATGTAACTGCGTGATCAATTGACCACAAGGTAGCACTAGGAGTACTAGGGTACCAAAAACTAGTGAATCTTAGCCAGTCAATCTGACCACATCCTCTTGTTGGCATCCCATTTGGATCAAGCCAGTTCACCTAAATTTTAAATTCTAATTGCATCTATATGTCGAACTTCAAATTGGCAGAAAGGAAATAGAAAACCTTTCTTCAAACTAATAAAGAATAACTAAGCCTGTTGCTTTAGCAAGACCTGGAACTGGCCGAACCAGTTCTTTGCACCTTATCATCTATTCAAAACACCACCCTTTCTGACTACTCTATTGACAACTGATTTATTATGGGATTCAATAAGATGCAAAGCCCactaagggcgtgtttggtttgTGGTCTCTCCTAGGTACCTACCAGGCATTCGATCCTGGCCCCACAGTCGACTGAAATCGGACGCCTGGGAGCGCTGCCTGGGCCAGGCAGCTCCGGCGAGGAGAGAACCAAACAGACCCAAAAAGCTATCAGATATAAGCTAAACATATTGCATCAACATAAACCTGAATGCCCAAATCGCAATAGAAGAATCATGACTCCCcttcaaagaaaaaaaagaagaatcaCAACAGAAAATCACTGAAAAACTTTTACTACCTCCAAATTAATGACACCCCGAAAATGTCTCTCCTCTTGTTTCTTTGTGTATCCAAGCTGGGCACAAAAGAAATTTTAGAGCCACCATAAATGGTAAAAAGGAATGGATGAGTATTTTAATGCTGATACAACCAACCTTTCCGCTTTTCTCATTTAGAACAAACCATCGCTTGCTCCAGTCATTTGCTTTTGCGCGTTTTTTGAACAAAAAACCTTTAGCAGAGAAAACAAGCACTCGCTATGTAATTAATCCAAGGCAAAGATTGACAACACAAAACAGTTCTGCTTATGGATAGCTCTTCCATCTATTTTACTTATTATTATATTTACCTAATAAGATTAGCGATGGTAAATATACAATAATTGTAGCAGGGCCATACCAGCAATAATTTCTCCTGCAGGACCTAAAACTTGTATATTTGATGCCTGTTTCATCTCTCCTTGATGCGAATTTTTTTGTGGGGTTGTATCCTGAAATGGAAACAACCATTTTCACAGTTATTAACATGATGTTTTTGGATACTATAAGACAAACACTATGGGGTAACAACTACTGTTCAAAATGTTTAACTATCCATACACAAGAAATTAGGAAAACATAAAGTAGGCACAATGTATAGTACAGAGTAGCATACTCTGCTTTTGTCTGGATCCTGGCCCTTCCTTGTAGAGCGATTCTTCAGCTCATCCTCTTGGCGTTGCCTTTCCATCCTGGATTTTACGACTTGACAATTAGACAGAAAAATAAAACGATACACCGTTTTATTGAGAATGTACAAGATGGGTGCAAACTAGATGAGAATGTCTGTCAGTGCAAAGGAATTGGATCATTCATGAGTAGACACTTTAGTGAACATGATTTCTCATAATATATTGACAAAACCCTGTCTTCACTTATTCTGATTATGAATGGCAGAGATATTAAGTCTTAACTATGTTGAATTTACAATGACACAAGTAGACAGTTCATTATACATAAAGGCGGTTTACTCGAATTCCAGAATACCATTAAAAAAATATAGAACATTGAAAATAGTTGTGTTCTAAGTTGAAAGGGGATAGGTATGAAATAACTATATAATGAAGGAGGAAATCAACAAGTTTTTTACATACAACTTTTTTAACATTTTACATAGCAAAATCACCTAACCTTCTCTGCACTAAGCGAATAAAATGTTGGGGAGGTACAAATGCTCTCTCCATGTCAACTAGTGCAACGACCATCTTTCTTGCCTCATTCTTGAAACCATCTAGAGCGGCAGATGCTATTGCAATTACCTTGTCAGCAAAGGAAATAAAAAGGGTTACTGACTAACTAATAAAAATCTTTGGCTCTTAAACACACTTAAGGATTTTACCTCCCGTTTAAATGGAGGGTATCTACCAAGTCCTGGAGTTGCATTTGCTGCAGCTGATACTATGTCTAGCAATACACGGTGAACCTGATAACAATAATTCCAAGGAAAAGTATTGAAAGGTAACAATGTCATAAGAACACTAATTTTATACAGAAGTGGTTACAACTTCATTTGAACAGGATAGGTAAGGTCTCTTATCAGCTAATGAATTAATATAATAAAGCATTACATACGTGAAATATTGGCAATTTCAGTAGCAATGGCATGACTAGACTAGTGAATATGCTTGTGGAATCAGGAACTACAGAAATTGACATGAGCATGTAAGCTAAAATGAATGCATCTGTGCGTGGGTGTGTTATGTGTTTTTGGATGTGTTGTACTTTCAGTTCTCTTCTTCTAAATGCAATGATATGCAACTCTCCTgcgtattcaagaaaaaaaatgaataGCCATAGCATAGTTTCTGGGTCCAGGTTTTGATTGAATTAATATGCATTACATCTTTCAATCTTAACATCACAACATATATCCGAAACTTTTCAAGACGTAGAGTGCAACATGACAAATTGAAACTAGGTATTAGCTGTTAGAATAATGCATCTCAATCTATTCCAAGGGCCCAATAGGAAAATATACAGATGTATAAATATACAAAGAAGCCCCTATACTATGGGATAATTACATGTGACTATATACATTTGACACCCCCTTTTTTCTCGAACTACACATGAGAGttgcgtgtcatttcattaagaagaagaatAAAAAGATACAAAAGGGAGGGAAAGTAAGAAACCCCCTCCCAAGAACCCCCTCCTCATGGGGTTTAGTCAATGCAGCATACTAGAAAATAAACTAGGGAAACATGACCAGCTGCCTCAAACGACCAAGGACCTAGGGATCCAAGACCAATGACCTAGCAAGGAACTCATGTAAGGCCGAAGCTCCCGCCATACACCATAGATTGCTCTCATTGGCCATTGTATTGGAAGCAGCGGGTGAGGACACCATGGATGATGTAGCGGAAGTAGTGTACGACACATGAAGGTGATTAAGGATGTGGAGACCCTTATGTTCTCTATGGCGGTGGCTAGTCCCAACTATCTACTAAGTTCGACAGTCTTGAACAAAACAGGAAGAAGAATCAAAACCAACATGATAGCCTACACAAAGAAGCTGCATGGAGTGCTTAGGAACTATGAGCTAAGGTGAGAGAAAAGTGCCTTGATAGCTAACTGGAATGGTCTTGACATCAGTTGTCTGAACAATGACAAATAGCCAGAGGTCCTTAGAAGTGACAAAGGAAGAATCTGATGTTAAATGAAAATAGGCACCGGAATCCAAGATCAAAATACCTGGAGATAAGATAGAGCAATGCCAGCAGAGCTTGACGTGGATTGGTTAGTGAAGCACTGAAGGATGGACACATGTTGAGCAGTCTCACTTGGTGATAACATGTTCACCTTGAGAGGAGCCACTTGAGAACTCCCGCTGAAGACCAACTGAGGACCCTCCCCCTCTTTAGAGGAACCATGGACATGGCCTTGCTTCTTCATACAAAGCATGAATACCTCCACCTCTTACAATAGGTGGAGGCCCATGAATGAGTAGCTATCGATGAAGTCACAGCTAAGCTGTAGTAGTAGTAGGCACAACAAACATAGCTAGAATAACAAGTGATGGCTACTCATAGATACTACAAAACCGAGTCTCCTCAGCTCGAAGTGTAGTAAGGACCTCCAAAGTAGCTGGTGATGGTGATCTGCTCACAGGTTGAGCATGAAAAGGCTCAAACTCAGGATAAATCTCATGAGGAAGTCAACATGCATTGTCAATCACGTTAAGGCACACTATGAGCGCTAGAAGGTGGAGCCACTAGAGCAAGTTGGAGGATCCATGTCATCAATCTGATGCCATAGACAAGTGAACTATAGATAAAAGGCATCCACAGTGGAGTCACCTTGCTGGAGGCTAGCAAGTTGCCCCAACAAGTAGTAGTAAATGGCCTCACCACCTTGTCGATAATGTTCCTCGAGGTACATACAAATCATTTGTGAGGTAGGAAGTTTGATGATCTTCATGGAAATGTAATGTCTCACTCAAGAGCATCAAGAGCAACCTAATAGGCCTCCTAAGTTTCTGCAGCATCAATGGCAAGAGCATCATTATTGCCTTTGTGGCAGCCTCGTCTCCATATCCACCATGGCTGGAGACAGCGTTGCTGAGGATATCAGCAGGACGGGCATTGGTGGACAGGATCTTATACCCCTGACATGTCCCAACTAGCATAAATGTCTAGGATGACTGCATGCCATTCTTGATTGTTGGTCTCATCCAACTTGATGATGGATGTGGTCTATAGACAGAGCAGAGGAGCCACCATACTCTGGGAAGCCGACAGTAATAGCACAATTAGTACTCTTGAGCTGATTTGGGGGCGAGCCATGACTTTGATGATGGAGAAGGAAGCAGCGTAGGCTGGTTTTGCTGCAAGAGAGGCAGGGGTGTCATCAATTTGGGATGGTCGGAAGGTACTATGATGGTGATCAGAAGGGGTGCGACATGGGTGTGTGGAGCCATGGGTTGCAGCCTATGCAAGTGGGGTAGTGTGCAACTCAAGCGAGTGGGTGGGACGCTACATGAAAGGACAGAGCGGCAGTTGCGGTCTAGAGCCGGAGGGCACAAATTAAGGCGACAGCATAGTTGGAGAAGTGGGTTCAGGGTGTGTGGAAGAAGGGGAAAGAGATAAAGATAGACATGGTGGCTATGAGATTCACCGGCCACTCGCTAGCTAAGTAGCTATAGTGTGCCGGCAACAACTAATGAAGCCAAAGAAGGATCTAGAAACCTTACCACATTAGAGTAAAGCATCTAATCTATTCCAAGGGCCCAATGGGCAAATATACAGATGTGTAAATGTATAAAGAAGCCCATATACTATGGCTAATTACATGTGACTATACATTTAACATTTGCAATGTACATGTAGATGAAACCTTGAAGAGGTCTACATCATTTACTAGATTGCAGTGACTACTAGTTCATGGCGGAAGAAGGCTAAAGGAACTCGAATATTACCTCATCCACAAGGAGTATTGATGGTTCCTTTGCTAACTCTAAAAGCCCTTTTATGAGAAACCTTAAGCCTTTTTCAGGTGATATCAGGTATGGCTGATAACCATCAGCCTCCAAAACAACCTAACATAAAGAAAAATGATGCTATAATAACCATAAGTTTGACAAGTTCAAGTAGAGTTGGCTCTAATTATGTTTTATGTACAACTAATTACCTTTTTGACATTTTTCATATCAAAATGCTTGTCCAGAGGTAGTTGTTTGATCCTGGTTGGAAACTTTCCCTCAAAACTTGCAACAACTTTCCAACCCCCACCCTGCATAAGCAGTAAAATTTTGAGGACTTCTAAATTCTAGCAGGTCTTGAAAAAGAGAAATTTCATAGAGGGGCAAATTAACACCTTCAAAGGCATATTGGTATTTCCTGTATGAATAGTATTGCAACTAGGATGAGCTTACACATTTAAGATAGAATAAAATTTATATAAAACATCAATCTCACTAACGAAGTCTACAAATTAAGTTTGTGCACTCATTCCATATTCATTAAGACCATCCTCGTCCCTCATTCCATGTAC encodes:
- the LOC136477192 gene encoding dynamin-2A-like isoform X1, which codes for MEAMEELAELADTTLQGTALLADDDPSADDRPSRRGSSFLTVVAIGNVGAGKSAVLNGLIGHPVLPTGENGATRAPICVELQRGASLSSKAVVLQIDSKSQQISASSLRHSLQDRLSKASGKGRSDEITVKLCTSTAPPLKLIDIPGVDQRSKDESMISNYAARNDAILLVIIPALQAPDVASSGALRIARELDSEGTRTIGVLSKIDQASGEQKALGAVQALLVNQGPRTAADIQWIATIGHSVPTASAQSEVGSETSPEAYWQAEVKTLISILGGAPQSKLGRVALVDSLAKQIKTRITARLPNLLNGLQGKSQIVQEELGKLGEQMAQSSDGTKAIALGLCREYEDKFLEHIAGGEGGGWKVVASFEGKFPTRIKQLPLDKHFDMKNVKKVVLEADGYQPYLISPEKGLRFLIKGLLELAKEPSILLVDEVHRVLLDIVSAAANATPGLGRYPPFKREVIAIASAALDGFKNEARKMVVALVDMERAFVPPQHFIRLVQRRMERQRQEDELKNRSTRKGQDPDKSRDTTPQKNSHQGEMKQASNIQVLGPAGEIIAGFLFKKRAKANDWSKRWFVLNEKSGKLGYTKKQEERHFRGVINLEDCNLEEILDDEDPPRSSKDSKKANMVDTGKDSSLMFKITHKIAYKNVLKAHNAVILKAESMSDKTEWVTKIKSIVDPKGLAAKKQNSSEGGGPMKQSHSDGSLETILKKPVNPEEELRWISQEVRGYVEAVLNSLAANVPKAVVLCQVEKAKEDMLNQLYTSISTQSAAEIEELIQEDHNVKRKREKFKLQSSLLSKVTRLLSIHDNRQASATLSTDSAGSESSPRRMVGYSGDEWKSAFEAGSTNSSAVATSGGRRLPSRGPPPPPPNGV
- the LOC136477192 gene encoding dynamin-2A-like isoform X2, which encodes MEAMEELAELADTTLQGTALLADDDPSADDRPSRRGSSFLTVVAIGNVGAGKSAVLNGLIGHPVLPTGENGATRAPICVELQRGASLSSKAVVLQIDSKSQQISASSLRHSLQDRLSKASGKGRSDEITVKLCTSTAPPLKLIDIPGVDQRSKDESMISNYAARNDAILLVIIPALQAPDVASSGALRIARELDSEGTRTIGVLSKIDQASGEQKALGAVQALLVNQGPRTAADIQWIATIGHSVPTASAQSEVGSETSPEAYWQAEVKTLISILGGAPQSKLGRVALVDSLAKQIKTRITARLPNLLNGLQGKSQIVQEELGKLGEQMAQSSDGTKAIALGLCREYEDKFLEHIAGGEGGGWKVVASFEGKFPTRIKQLPLDKHFDMKNVKKVVLEADGYQPYLISPEKGLRFLIKGLLELAKEPSILLVDEVHRVLLDIVSAAANATPGLGRYPPFKREVIAIASAALDGFKNEARKMVVALVDMERAFVPPQHFIRLVQRRMERQRQEDELKNRSTRKGQDPDKSRDTTPQKNSHQGEMKQASNIQVLGPAGEIIAGFLFKKRAKANDWSKRWFVLNEKSGKLGYTKKQEERHFRGVINLEDCNLEEILDDEDPPRSSKDSKKANMVDTGKDSSLMFKITHKIAYKNVLKAHNAVILKAESMSDKTEWVTKIKSIVDPKGLAAKKQNSSEGGGPMKQSHSDGSLETILKKPVNPEEELRWISQEVRGYVEAVLNSLAANVPKAVVLCQVEKAKEDMLNQLYTSIRKLK
- the LOC136477192 gene encoding dynamin-2A-like isoform X3; translation: MEAMEELAELADTTLQGTALLADDDPSADDRPSRRGSSFLTVVAIGNVGAGKSAVLNGLIGHPVLPTGENGATRAPICVELQRGASLSSKAVVLQIDSKSQQISASSLRHSLQDRLSKASGKGRSDEITVKLCTSTAPPLKLIDIPGVDQRSKDESMISNYAARNDAILLVIIPALQAPDVASSGALRIARELDSEGTRTIGVLSKIDQASGEQKALGAVQALLVNQGPRTAADIQWIATIGHSVPTASAQSEVGSETSPEAYWQAEVKTLISILGGAPQSKLGRVALVDSLAKQIKTRITARLPNLLNGLQGKSQIVQEELGKLGEQMAQSSDGTKAIALGLCREYEDKFLEHIAGGEGGGWKVVASFEGKFPTRIKQLPLDKHFDMKNVKKVVLEADGYQPYLISPEKGLRFLIKGLLELAKEPSILLVDEVHRVLLDIVSAAANATPGLGRYPPFKREVIAIASAALDGFKNEARKMVVALVDMERAFVPPQHFIRLVQRRMERQRQEDELKNRSTRKGQDPDKSRDTTPQKNSHQGEMKQASNIQVLGPAGEIIAGFLFKKRAKANDWSKRWFVLNEKSGKLGYTKKQEERHFRGVINLEDCNLEEILDDEDPPRSSKDSKKANMVDTGKDSSLMFKITHKIAYKNVLKAHNAVILKAESMSDKTEWVTKIKSIVDPKGLAAKKQNSSEGGGPMKQSHSDGSLETILKKPVNPEEELRWISQEVRGYVEAVLNSLAANVPKLWFSAK